A stretch of SAR324 cluster bacterium DNA encodes these proteins:
- a CDS encoding class I SAM-dependent methyltransferase, protein MSAETILMNGQLVEYLRKNSVREPEVLIELREETQKLPNSGMQISPEQGQLMSMLVKLVNARKIVEIGTFTGYSSTVMAIAMPEEGKLIAFDISEEYTRTARIFWKKAGVDQRIKLVLGNAKESLKNFLQAGGQESVDLAFIDADKTSYKEYYEYCLQLVRPGGLILVDNVLWSGQVADASNHDKDTEALRIFNAALSSDQRVDLCMVPIGDGLTIARKR, encoded by the coding sequence ATGTCAGCAGAAACAATCTTGATGAATGGACAACTGGTGGAATATTTACGAAAAAATTCTGTGAGAGAGCCAGAGGTGTTAATAGAGCTTCGTGAAGAAACACAGAAACTACCCAATTCAGGAATGCAAATCTCTCCAGAGCAGGGCCAGCTGATGTCAATGCTGGTCAAGCTGGTCAATGCACGGAAGATTGTTGAGATTGGAACCTTCACAGGGTACAGTTCCACAGTTATGGCTATAGCGATGCCTGAAGAGGGTAAGTTGATCGCTTTCGACATTAGTGAAGAGTATACTCGAACAGCACGTATATTTTGGAAGAAAGCCGGTGTGGATCAGCGGATCAAACTAGTTCTGGGTAATGCTAAGGAGAGCTTAAAAAACTTTTTGCAGGCGGGTGGACAGGAAAGCGTTGACCTAGCCTTTATTGACGCTGACAAGACATCGTACAAAGAGTATTATGAATATTGTCTGCAATTAGTTCGGCCCGGTGGGTTGATTTTGGTAGACAACGTCTTGTGGAGCGGCCAAGTAGCTGATGCTTCGAATCATGATAAGGACACAGAAGCCCTACGAATATTCAATGCAGCTTTGTCCAGTGATCAACGTGTTGATCTATGTATGGTTCCAATTGGAGATGGACTGACTATCGCTCGAAAACGTTGA